In Actinomycetota bacterium, the following are encoded in one genomic region:
- the thiS gene encoding sulfur carrier protein ThiS yields MRVTANGSPLELPEDSTVEDAVRELGLGRNWVVVERNGEAVPRSEAGRVRLGEGDVLEIVRPVQGG; encoded by the coding sequence ATGCGGGTGACGGCCAACGGCAGCCCCCTCGAGCTCCCCGAGGACTCGACCGTGGAGGACGCGGTCCGGGAGCTGGGGCTCGGCCGGAACTGGGTCGTGGTGGAGCGCAACGGGGAGGCCGTCCCTCGGTCGGAGGCGGGTCGGGTCCGGCTGGGGGAGGGGGACGTCCTGGAGATCGTCCGGCCGGTCCAGGGCGGATGA